The following proteins come from a genomic window of Populus nigra chromosome 6, ddPopNigr1.1, whole genome shotgun sequence:
- the LOC133697235 gene encoding serine carboxypeptidase-like 27, whose amino-acid sequence MAMHIRTSSRSLLYVLNLATLLLSTIAATNHGHLEEQRRDKIIKLQGQPPNVSFSQFSGYITVDPSAGRALFYWLIEAPKIVKPKSKPLVLWLNGGPGCSSVAYGASEEVGPFRVRPDGKTLHLNPYAWNKVANLLFLDSPAGVGFSYSNTSSDTYTVGDKRTAKDAYTFLVNWFERFTQYKHRPFYIAGESYAGHYIPELSRIIARRNKGVKNPVINFTGFLLGNPLIDDYHDNVGTHEFWWNHGLISDSTYKDLKKFCPNSTFLFPKSECNSALKRAYSEFGDINPYSIYSSPCNEIITLRHYLNHSLPWKFRGNDECLVMYTKRYMNRPEVQRALHANITRIPHPWATCSSIVRRNWSDSPKSMLPIFKELIAAGIRIWVFSGDTDAILPLTATRYSINALQLQTNISWYAWHDDHHQVGGWSQVYKGLTYVTVRGAGHEVPLTQPRLALLLFRQFLKNEPMPAF is encoded by the exons ATGGCAATGCACATTAGGACCTCTTCTCGCTCTCTCCTCTACGTCTTAAATCTTGCTACACTCCTGCTTTCTACTATTGCGGCCACCAATCACGGTCACCTTGAAGAGCAGAGGAGGGATAAGATTATCAAGCTACAAGGGCAGCCACCAAATGTGAGCTTCTCTCAATTCTCTGGCTACATTACTGTGGACCCGTCGGCAGGACGGGCTCTCTTTTATTGGTTGATTGAGGCCCCCAAGATTGTCAAGCCCAAGTCAAAGCCACTAGTTCTATGGCTCAATGGTGGGCCTGGCTGCTCATCTGTGGCCTATGGAGCTTCAGAGGAGGTCGGTCCATTCAGGGTCCGACCTGATGGCAAGACCCTGCATTTGAATCCATATGCTTGGAATAAAG TGGCAAATTTGCTGTTTCTTGATTCACCTGCTGGTGTGggattttcttattcaaataCTTCATCAGATACATACACGGTTGGTGACAAGAGGACAG CCAAAGATGCTTACACTTTTCTGGTTAACTGGTTTGAGAGGTTCACTCAATACAAGCACAGGCCTTTTTACATTGCTGGAGAAAGCTACGCAG GTCATTACATCCCTGAGCTGTCACGAATTATAGCCCGGAGAAATAAGGGAGTCAAAAATCCTGTCATTAATTTCACAGGTTTCTTG CTGGGCAATCCTCTTATAGATGATTATCACGATAACGTTGGCACACACGAGTTCTGGTGGAACCATGGATTGATATCCGATTCTACTTATAAAGATCTAAAGAAGTTCTGCCCAAATAGTACTTTCTTGTTCCCAAAAAGTGAATGCAACAGTGCTTTAAAGAGGGCATATTCAGAGTTTGGAGATATAAATCCTTATAGCATTTACAGCTCTCCTTGCAATGAAATCATTACTCTTAGACACTATCTAAACCATTCACTG CCATGGAAATTCAGAGGAAATGACGAGTGTTTGGTGATGTACACAAAAAGATACATGAACCGCCCAGAGGTGCAAAGGGCTCTTCATGCCAATATTACCAGGATTCCTCATCCTTGGGCCACTTGCAGCTCTATTGTTAGGAGAAACTGGAGTGATTCTCCTAAATCCATGTTGCCAATCTTCAAAGAACTTATAGCAGCTGGTATTAGAATATGGGTTTTCAG TGGTGATACAGATGCAATTTTGCCACTAACTGCAACCAGATACTCCATTAATGCTCTACAGCTACAAACCAACATAAGCTGGTATGCTTGGCACGATGACCATCATCAG GTTGGTGGCTGGAGCCAAGTGTACAAGGGCTTGACCTATGTGACAGTAAGGGGAGCAGGGCATGAGGTGCCTTTAACTCAGCCTCGACTTGCTTTATTGCTATTTAGGCAATTTCTGAAAAACGAACCCATGCCAGCATTTTAG